A window of Flavobacterium flavigenum contains these coding sequences:
- a CDS encoding SusC/RagA family TonB-linked outer membrane protein, which produces MTNFIRKIKAPDCVSGFDLKKKLTIFCVLVSLTQVHAYSGISGKEKLLEKLQQQNTINGQVKDQTGLPLPGATVSIKGTKIGTTTDFDGKFSLAGDQNSVLVVSFVGYVTQEISVKDKSNIIVQLKENAASLEEVVVVGYGKMKKKDLTGAIVQVKPEALANQNPQTVQDLLRGVPGLKVGYSADAKGGGSLQVRGQTSVYNPDGAGHNSPLIILDGMQFYGELSEINPDDIGQIDILKDASATAIFGSKAAAGVIVITTKKGKKGKPVINVTTNTTIVNKSAYRDVYSPEGYIKYRQDWETAKTYGQNTATGNYEAWITGTAAGKPGYYTSPDQLNQYGITQAQWLAYQPVGQTQGKSPNEVWGLRLGITDPTLLKNFTEGKTHNWYDSTFRTGINHDHNLSVSGASDNVNYYMSLGYLTSEGAIQGNDYEAVRANMKVDAKITSWLEFGANVNFQDRTDGDIAVGTGTNYWDANMLRNSPFSNFRDANGDYERQPMGQTIGGYNYYYDRQFIELEKGYTVLNTIFNTKVTLPLGITYSFNVAPRYQFFYNRYFQSSGHKGWNPANIGVDRENGKNFTWNMNNTITWDYTFAEKHHIIATFVQEAEELKTWSDRIDANNILPSDALGFHNIANATLANSSFSSNDTHQTADALMARLFYSFDDRYMVTGTVRRDGYSAFGAKDPYGVFPSVAFGWNFKKENWFNWAPMSTGKLRLSWGKNGNRTLSDPYIALANLASGTGATMGYIDASGNIVDMKYLGIDRMANPNLQWEKTEATNIGLDLGFLNDRITGTVDVYRMITHDMIMNRRLADFTGFVGIATNLGEVENKGIEISLNTINIKNPNFEWTTTVAFSYNKNTINALYGNMEDVKDANGNVIGTKEADDKANKWFIGKPISQIWDYKVTGIWQKEEFEEAAKYGQRPGDPKVENSYTADDVNGKPTYNEKDKQFLGQTDPPVNWSLRNEFRMFKNWNLAINMYSYMGHKSLDGRYMNTYNDGSLYTNNYNPFENPYWTIDNPTNDWARLDARGPAGAGTAKLYDRSFIRLDNISLAYTLPKDLLDRLHVRNFKIYASCQNVATWSASREWKYYGDPETGGLATRMFNLGFNVSL; this is translated from the coding sequence ATGACAAATTTTATTAGGAAAATCAAAGCTCCTGATTGCGTATCCGGATTTGATTTGAAAAAGAAACTTACAATATTTTGTGTATTGGTTTCCTTAACTCAGGTGCATGCCTATTCTGGAATTTCAGGCAAGGAAAAACTCTTAGAAAAACTACAGCAGCAAAATACTATAAACGGGCAGGTTAAAGATCAAACAGGTTTGCCGTTGCCAGGCGCGACGGTTTCGATAAAAGGAACAAAAATTGGCACCACAACAGATTTCGACGGAAAATTCAGTTTAGCCGGTGATCAGAATTCAGTTTTGGTCGTTTCCTTTGTTGGTTATGTAACTCAGGAAATTTCCGTAAAAGACAAATCGAACATTATTGTACAATTGAAAGAGAATGCTGCTTCATTGGAGGAAGTAGTAGTGGTGGGATATGGTAAAATGAAGAAAAAGGATTTAACAGGGGCAATTGTTCAGGTGAAACCCGAAGCTTTGGCGAACCAGAATCCACAAACTGTTCAGGATTTATTGAGAGGTGTACCCGGTTTGAAAGTTGGATATTCTGCTGATGCAAAAGGAGGCGGATCTTTGCAGGTTCGTGGACAGACTTCTGTTTACAATCCTGATGGCGCCGGGCATAACTCGCCGCTTATTATTTTAGACGGAATGCAGTTTTACGGTGAACTTTCAGAAATCAATCCTGATGATATTGGGCAGATTGATATTTTAAAAGATGCATCGGCAACAGCTATATTTGGTTCTAAAGCCGCTGCAGGTGTTATTGTTATTACAACGAAAAAAGGAAAAAAAGGCAAACCGGTCATAAATGTTACAACCAATACGACTATTGTCAATAAAAGCGCCTATCGCGATGTATATTCCCCGGAAGGGTATATAAAATACCGTCAGGATTGGGAGACTGCTAAAACGTATGGGCAAAATACAGCAACTGGAAATTACGAAGCATGGATAACCGGTACAGCTGCTGGTAAGCCAGGGTATTATACAAGTCCTGATCAATTAAATCAATATGGTATAACTCAGGCGCAATGGTTAGCATATCAGCCTGTTGGTCAAACTCAGGGAAAGAGTCCGAATGAAGTATGGGGACTCCGTTTAGGAATTACAGACCCTACGCTTTTAAAAAATTTTACAGAAGGAAAAACACATAACTGGTATGACAGTACTTTCAGGACAGGAATCAATCATGACCATAATTTAAGTGTTTCCGGAGCAAGCGATAACGTAAATTATTATATGTCTCTGGGGTATTTAACATCTGAAGGTGCTATTCAGGGAAATGATTATGAGGCAGTTCGTGCCAATATGAAAGTAGATGCCAAAATTACGAGCTGGCTTGAATTTGGAGCAAACGTTAATTTTCAGGACCGTACAGATGGAGACATAGCAGTAGGTACAGGCACAAATTACTGGGATGCAAACATGTTGAGAAACAGCCCGTTTTCTAATTTTAGAGATGCAAACGGCGATTATGAAAGACAACCCATGGGGCAAACTATCGGGGGATATAATTATTATTACGACCGCCAATTTATAGAACTTGAGAAAGGATATACGGTGTTAAATACTATTTTCAATACTAAGGTAACTCTTCCTTTGGGTATAACGTATTCTTTTAATGTGGCACCACGTTACCAATTTTTTTACAATCGATATTTTCAGTCATCCGGGCATAAAGGCTGGAATCCAGCTAACATTGGTGTAGATAGAGAAAATGGTAAAAACTTCACATGGAACATGAATAACACTATTACATGGGATTATACATTTGCTGAAAAACACCATATCATAGCCACTTTTGTTCAGGAAGCAGAAGAACTTAAAACATGGTCAGATCGTATCGATGCCAATAATATTTTGCCATCTGATGCATTAGGGTTTCATAATATTGCTAATGCAACACTTGCCAACAGTTCGTTTTCTTCAAACGACACACATCAAACTGCCGATGCATTAATGGCGAGACTTTTCTATTCGTTTGATGATCGTTATATGGTAACAGGAACGGTACGCCGTGACGGATATTCAGCATTTGGGGCTAAAGATCCGTATGGAGTTTTCCCTTCTGTAGCATTTGGATGGAACTTCAAAAAAGAAAACTGGTTCAACTGGGCTCCTATGAGTACTGGAAAATTACGCTTATCCTGGGGTAAAAACGGAAACAGAACCCTTAGCGATCCTTATATAGCTTTAGCAAACTTAGCTTCAGGTACCGGGGCAACAATGGGATATATTGATGCTTCCGGAAACATTGTGGATATGAAATATTTAGGAATTGACCGTATGGCGAATCCAAATTTGCAATGGGAAAAAACAGAAGCAACTAATATTGGCCTTGATCTGGGTTTCTTAAATGACCGAATTACCGGTACTGTAGATGTTTACAGAATGATTACCCATGATATGATCATGAATAGACGTCTTGCCGATTTTACCGGATTTGTAGGTATTGCAACCAATCTTGGAGAGGTTGAAAATAAGGGGATTGAAATAAGCCTTAATACCATAAACATAAAAAATCCAAATTTTGAATGGACGACCACAGTTGCTTTTTCATATAATAAAAACACCATTAATGCATTATATGGCAACATGGAAGATGTTAAGGATGCCAATGGCAATGTTATTGGAACTAAAGAAGCTGATGATAAGGCTAATAAATGGTTTATCGGGAAACCTATTTCTCAAATCTGGGATTATAAAGTAACCGGGATCTGGCAAAAAGAAGAATTTGAAGAAGCTGCAAAATACGGACAACGCCCTGGTGACCCAAAAGTAGAAAACAGTTACACTGCCGATGATGTTAACGGTAAACCAACTTATAACGAAAAAGACAAGCAGTTTTTAGGGCAAACAGATCCTCCGGTAAACTGGTCGTTACGTAATGAATTCAGGATGTTTAAAAACTGGAATCTGGCTATTAACATGTATTCTTACATGGGACACAAATCCCTTGATGGGCGTTATATGAATACCTACAATGATGGTAGTTTGTATACCAACAACTACAATCCGTTTGAGAATCCGTATTGGACAATTGATAATCCAACGAATGACTGGGCGCGACTTGATGCCAGAGGACCTGCCGGAGCCGGAACAGCAAAATTATACGATCGTAGTTTTATTCGTTTAGATAATATTTCGCTGGCTTATACGCTTCCTAAAGATCTTTTGGACCGCCTGCATGTTAGAAACTTCAAAATTTATGCTTCGTGTCAGAACGTAGCTACATGGTCTGCTTCCCGCGAATGGAAATACTACGGAGATCCGGAAACAGGCGGACTGGCTACACGAATGTTTAATTTAGGTTTTAACGTTTCACTTTAA
- a CDS encoding RagB/SusD family nutrient uptake outer membrane protein — protein sequence MKKYIKNKISTFLPLVAAALLVSCSEDFLEPDPLSFYEPETTFTTESGLQAVLASADKGLRNNYIHYKSAGNSVPIGTEYVFSDMAKYGKTDNTSTISDFANTIVPTGSFKTDTNDDFYLGFYWSEAYNGIKHANTILTYIDNVTSLSQEVKNKYIGQAYFHRAYRYLNLVYQFGDVPLITKILEVPKQTYYSTKKEAIIEMITADMEKAVEWVPEQSKLPYLGVVNKGACRQLLIKCYLASGRFAEAEAQANILINQSGYSLMQSNFGTFDPGGNPQTWAITRNVIWDLHRPENKVIAANKEAIMVMPNGGVQSFLSFASMRIFGPNWNSGTLTTPDGKQAAGRFASNNSNYQAKYDYARALGRGISTISASYYSQHPMWVVNGIEDKQDLRHNNTVGNWVNMEDLKYSDKTSAYYQQNFRMKQNGVLLSKDTLREWFDFPLYKIYLHDVVNETNPNATDFQGASTGSKAHWYLYRLAETYLLRAEARFYQGNVGGAAQDVNVIRARAGASQMYTQVTIGDICAERGRELYLEEWRNVELKRISHCLALSGKPDEWGQTYNIANWDKQSGTDASGGSYWYQRIVHYTLYNKYPSGIVVPNGTKFYTMDKRNNYWPIPNNAITANTNGKLSQNFGYDGYDPNVKVWDKWQDAVADESQL from the coding sequence ATGAAAAAATATATAAAAAATAAAATCTCAACATTTTTGCCTTTAGTAGCTGCAGCTCTTTTGGTTTCCTGTTCAGAGGATTTTCTGGAGCCGGACCCACTTTCATTTTACGAACCAGAAACTACATTTACGACAGAATCAGGTTTGCAGGCAGTTTTGGCAAGTGCCGATAAGGGGTTGCGTAATAATTATATTCATTATAAAAGTGCCGGAAATAGTGTGCCTATTGGTACAGAATATGTTTTCTCAGATATGGCAAAGTATGGAAAAACGGATAATACCAGCACAATTTCTGATTTTGCAAATACGATAGTGCCTACCGGAAGTTTTAAAACAGATACAAATGATGATTTTTACCTCGGATTTTATTGGAGTGAGGCTTATAACGGTATTAAACATGCCAATACTATATTGACCTACATTGATAATGTAACAAGTTTATCTCAGGAAGTAAAAAATAAATATATCGGTCAGGCCTATTTTCACAGAGCATATCGCTATTTAAATCTGGTATATCAATTTGGTGACGTGCCATTGATTACTAAAATTCTGGAGGTCCCAAAACAGACTTACTATTCTACTAAAAAAGAAGCTATCATCGAAATGATTACAGCAGATATGGAAAAAGCTGTGGAATGGGTTCCGGAGCAGTCAAAACTTCCTTATTTAGGTGTAGTGAATAAAGGCGCATGTCGTCAGCTGCTCATCAAATGTTATCTGGCATCCGGAAGGTTTGCAGAAGCCGAAGCTCAGGCCAATATTCTGATTAATCAGTCTGGTTATTCTTTGATGCAAAGTAATTTTGGAACGTTTGATCCGGGAGGAAATCCACAAACCTGGGCCATTACAAGAAATGTTATATGGGATTTGCACCGACCTGAAAATAAGGTGATTGCTGCCAATAAAGAAGCTATCATGGTTATGCCAAACGGAGGAGTACAGTCATTTTTGTCATTTGCTTCTATGAGAATTTTTGGTCCAAACTGGAATTCAGGTACGCTAACCACACCAGATGGTAAACAAGCAGCTGGACGTTTTGCTTCAAATAATTCGAATTATCAGGCAAAATATGATTATGCAAGAGCATTAGGACGTGGTATTTCTACGATTAGTGCTTCCTATTATTCGCAACATCCTATGTGGGTTGTAAACGGTATTGAAGATAAGCAGGATCTTAGGCACAATAATACTGTTGGTAACTGGGTCAATATGGAGGATCTTAAATACAGTGACAAGACTTCTGCCTACTATCAGCAAAATTTCAGAATGAAACAGAATGGGGTTTTATTATCAAAAGATACCCTTCGTGAATGGTTTGATTTTCCGTTGTACAAGATTTATCTGCATGATGTTGTTAATGAAACGAATCCAAATGCAACCGATTTTCAGGGCGCCAGCACGGGAAGTAAAGCACATTGGTACTTATATCGATTAGCAGAAACGTATTTATTAAGAGCAGAAGCACGTTTTTATCAGGGCAATGTTGGTGGAGCAGCTCAGGATGTAAATGTTATCAGGGCAAGGGCAGGAGCTTCTCAGATGTACACACAGGTTACAATTGGGGATATCTGTGCAGAAAGAGGAAGGGAACTTTATCTGGAAGAGTGGAGAAATGTAGAACTAAAACGTATTTCGCATTGTCTCGCCTTAAGTGGAAAACCTGACGAGTGGGGCCAGACATACAATATAGCCAACTGGGATAAACAGTCAGGGACTGATGCATCCGGAGGCAGCTACTGGTATCAGCGTATTGTACATTATACGCTTTACAACAAATATCCAAGCGGAATTGTGGTACCAAATGGCACTAAATTTTATACCATGGACAAGCGTAATAATTACTGGCCAATTCCAAACAATGCTATAACGGCAAATACTAACGGGAAATTAAGTCAGAACTTCGGTTATGACGGTTACGATCCTAACGTAAAAGTCTGGGATAAATGGCAGGATGCTGTCGCAGATGAAAGCCAGCTTTAA
- a CDS encoding glycosyl hydrolase, which produces MKKLYTFIIFGLSVFLFRIQAQAPGLPVKANLATTLSGLKTFNNGTAPDVMSFPLSNQTEFTLEVKAKVNSAQGRGLDVEVKNTTGLGFRTSLDKTSFNYNTILSSIENLSNSADNAQEQTYRYAVKNGFVNIYQDGHYLTSKVLDFVNDNSAAPTVYGSDNLLGRWAGVAGNNSGKPNDYGWANTSASLPWNTANSTSGVRYLDVTSGHTFESDNTAYNGRIMYIRWDNSAYSTSTYSYPVKLEKDLKYEFSWIYEYVSNSAPGTPINVAISATANGTGVIASKSFVTGNATKLRKGDFSFIATADGTFYITITAGSGLMAIGDLKLKSSNLINNWDGFTNDNAGTPAIYGWTNSLGSTVFNTANAASGVRYMDVTSGHALESDNTNYAGRLLYIRWDGAQENSVYSFPVQLEASKDYQFSWLYEYISNLAPGSQMNVSVSTLANGAGTVLSAKNFVTGAVNKLKKGDLSFQSQTAGTYYINITGDKALFGIADLKIQTQQMANIVIGKNYAAGAVDMEVSSVTFENTAYAPEKVISPSVITSEITSSLNVGAYAKSSVVLNGSASLYLKNAYNPLINTTVNLNSPNARLYFENKKPSEVISSYLQYISLNGVPAGNDANVQVTNYGSGAVVAPYSVNEMPLEVFTAENFGGTPQLYAAVMPHDNLSSFDNAIKSFKLKKGYMATFASNADGSGYSRVYIAENQDLEIAVLPVNLNGTISFIRTMKWHEVNKKGLAGGSTEAMDATNITWYYNWNTGMSSTPNIEYVPIRQTNYWPSFTPAYTKEGYTHLLGFNEPDRPDQANMTVEAAIASWPALMKSGLRLGSPATSDPFNPWMGNFMTQAEANNYRIDYVAIHCYWYKTAAQWKSDLQNIYDRYKRPLWITEWNIGANWTGNNFPDGPTLLTDANAIKHKNDLAAILSVLETTDYVERYSIYNWVQDARAMYVTIDDAFKTRNPNWQNYVWLQTAPVISSTATSYVVLTPAGEYYANNASAKAFSSNREYIPTWKTKVETLSYELSSDYQNITINWTGNNSDLVNKYILERKLTGENDFSVFYESIDYKVIKQVDAVHSKAEYRIKVVGKDNTESAYSAVLVFEQAPIAATPANIEGKALSKSIINLKWPAVAGAESYTIKRSETLNGTYQDVAVYLKETTFDDINLQENKDYFYKIASVNNGGESPYSTPLNVKTMAFAIPLAVTNASLAYGDAKVNLTWDFMYDVGFYVKRAVSPSGPFTTIGTVTTNAYSDVSVSNGTPYYYKIAAFNTLGEGPESNLLTATPAQGQKITGNIIGHSGSYQSNGATIEKAFDEDLTTYVDGPNAAGYLGYDFGANAKASLTDIRYVPRNGFGNRMTGSEIRGSNSEDYLNSYEVLHIITGTPANDIFTQDSGLATQKYRYIYWYAPTGNGNIAELEFYGSINTTLAVDKLQTEFSGNIKAFPNPTSGQFDIDFPISVTSQHVAIYTAEGKLISQSDYVVENGKIHLNLEHKSTGVYFVKFNSYPDKTIRIVKK; this is translated from the coding sequence ATGAAAAAATTATACACTTTTATAATATTCGGGTTATCGGTCTTTCTGTTCCGGATACAGGCTCAGGCACCAGGTCTTCCTGTTAAAGCAAATTTGGCTACGACACTCAGCGGCTTAAAAACATTTAATAATGGTACAGCTCCGGATGTAATGTCTTTCCCACTATCGAATCAGACAGAGTTTACGCTGGAGGTGAAAGCTAAAGTAAATTCAGCTCAGGGTAGAGGACTTGATGTCGAAGTTAAAAACACAACAGGTCTTGGTTTTAGGACTTCTTTAGACAAAACTTCGTTTAATTATAATACCATTTTATCATCAATAGAAAATTTAAGTAATTCCGCCGATAATGCTCAGGAACAAACTTATAGGTATGCAGTAAAAAATGGTTTTGTAAATATTTATCAGGACGGACATTACCTGACTTCTAAAGTACTTGATTTTGTAAATGACAACTCCGCAGCTCCAACTGTATATGGTTCTGATAACCTTCTGGGAAGATGGGCAGGAGTTGCAGGCAATAATTCGGGTAAACCAAATGATTACGGCTGGGCGAATACCTCAGCAAGTCTTCCGTGGAATACGGCTAATTCAACAAGTGGTGTACGATATCTGGATGTGACTTCCGGTCATACATTCGAGTCTGATAATACGGCTTACAATGGCAGAATAATGTATATCCGCTGGGATAATAGTGCATATTCTACTTCAACTTACAGTTATCCTGTAAAATTAGAAAAAGACCTGAAATATGAATTTTCGTGGATTTATGAATATGTATCGAATTCGGCTCCCGGAACTCCAATTAATGTAGCCATTTCAGCAACGGCAAATGGAACCGGAGTTATAGCTTCTAAAAGCTTTGTAACGGGAAATGCTACTAAATTACGAAAAGGCGATTTTTCTTTTATTGCAACAGCCGATGGTACATTTTACATCACGATTACAGCTGGATCAGGACTTATGGCAATTGGGGATTTAAAATTAAAATCTTCGAATTTAATCAATAACTGGGATGGTTTTACTAATGATAATGCTGGAACGCCTGCTATTTATGGCTGGACGAATTCATTAGGTTCGACTGTTTTCAATACCGCAAATGCTGCCAGTGGCGTACGTTATATGGATGTAACTTCGGGTCATGCTTTAGAGTCGGATAATACTAATTACGCAGGAAGGTTATTGTATATCCGTTGGGATGGCGCTCAGGAAAATTCAGTTTATTCTTTTCCGGTACAGCTCGAAGCTTCTAAGGATTATCAGTTTTCCTGGCTGTATGAGTATATTTCAAATTTAGCTCCCGGCTCACAAATGAATGTTTCGGTTTCAACACTCGCTAATGGTGCAGGAACAGTTCTTTCAGCTAAAAATTTTGTAACAGGTGCTGTCAATAAACTAAAAAAAGGAGATTTATCTTTTCAGTCTCAGACAGCAGGAACGTATTATATTAACATTACTGGCGATAAAGCACTTTTTGGTATAGCCGATTTAAAAATTCAGACCCAGCAAATGGCTAACATTGTAATTGGAAAAAATTATGCGGCCGGTGCTGTAGATATGGAAGTGAGCTCCGTAACTTTTGAAAACACAGCCTATGCTCCTGAAAAAGTGATCAGTCCTTCAGTCATAACTTCCGAAATTACGAGTAGCCTGAATGTTGGTGCTTATGCAAAATCAAGTGTAGTTTTAAACGGATCGGCTTCTTTATATTTAAAAAATGCCTATAATCCTTTAATTAATACCACTGTCAATTTAAATTCGCCAAATGCCCGATTGTATTTTGAAAATAAAAAACCGAGCGAGGTTATTAGTTCTTATTTGCAGTATATTTCTTTAAATGGTGTTCCTGCGGGTAACGATGCGAATGTTCAGGTGACCAATTATGGAAGCGGAGCCGTGGTAGCTCCATATTCGGTAAACGAAATGCCTCTGGAAGTTTTTACGGCAGAGAATTTTGGAGGAACTCCCCAGCTATATGCAGCCGTTATGCCTCATGATAATTTAAGTTCATTTGATAATGCTATTAAATCATTCAAATTGAAAAAAGGCTATATGGCCACTTTTGCTTCGAATGCTGATGGAAGCGGGTACAGCAGGGTTTATATCGCAGAAAATCAGGATCTGGAAATAGCGGTTTTGCCTGTGAATTTAAATGGAACGATTTCGTTTATCAGAACAATGAAGTGGCATGAAGTGAACAAAAAAGGACTGGCTGGCGGAAGTACAGAGGCGATGGATGCAACGAATATTACCTGGTACTACAACTGGAATACCGGAATGAGTTCTACACCCAATATTGAATATGTACCCATAAGACAAACCAATTACTGGCCGTCATTTACTCCTGCATATACAAAAGAAGGTTATACTCATCTTTTAGGGTTTAATGAGCCGGATCGTCCTGATCAGGCGAATATGACAGTTGAAGCAGCTATAGCTTCCTGGCCGGCGTTAATGAAATCAGGTTTAAGATTAGGCTCTCCTGCTACATCTGACCCTTTTAATCCGTGGATGGGGAATTTTATGACACAGGCTGAAGCCAATAATTACCGAATTGATTATGTAGCAATTCACTGTTACTGGTATAAAACTGCTGCTCAGTGGAAAAGTGATCTGCAAAATATCTATGACCGATACAAAAGACCGCTTTGGATTACGGAATGGAACATAGGTGCAAACTGGACAGGCAATAATTTTCCTGACGGACCAACTTTATTAACGGATGCAAATGCAATCAAACATAAAAATGACCTTGCAGCAATATTAAGCGTATTAGAAACTACTGACTATGTTGAGCGTTATTCCATCTACAACTGGGTTCAGGATGCAAGGGCGATGTATGTTACGATAGACGACGCTTTTAAAACAAGAAACCCGAACTGGCAAAATTATGTGTGGCTTCAGACGGCACCAGTAATTTCAAGTACTGCTACAAGTTATGTAGTTTTAACTCCTGCTGGTGAGTATTATGCAAATAATGCTTCGGCAAAAGCCTTTAGTTCGAATAGAGAATATATTCCAACATGGAAAACAAAAGTTGAAACACTGAGTTATGAGCTTTCTTCAGATTATCAAAATATTACCATAAACTGGACAGGTAATAATTCTGATTTAGTAAATAAATATATTCTGGAAAGAAAATTAACAGGCGAAAATGATTTTTCGGTTTTCTATGAATCAATAGATTACAAAGTTATTAAGCAGGTTGATGCAGTTCATTCAAAAGCAGAATACCGAATCAAAGTTGTAGGTAAAGACAATACAGAATCAGCGTATTCGGCTGTACTGGTTTTTGAACAGGCTCCAATTGCTGCTACACCAGCCAATATTGAAGGAAAGGCATTGTCTAAATCTATAATCAATCTAAAATGGCCGGCGGTTGCAGGAGCAGAATCCTATACGATTAAAAGATCGGAAACGCTGAACGGAACCTATCAGGATGTAGCTGTATATCTAAAAGAAACGACTTTCGATGATATCAATTTACAGGAAAATAAAGATTATTTTTATAAAATAGCATCGGTTAATAATGGTGGTGAAAGCCCATATTCTACACCTTTAAATGTTAAAACAATGGCATTTGCTATTCCGTTAGCTGTTACTAATGCAAGTTTAGCCTATGGAGATGCAAAAGTAAATCTTACCTGGGATTTTATGTACGATGTTGGTTTTTATGTAAAAAGAGCTGTTTCGCCATCAGGACCATTTACAACTATCGGAACTGTTACAACAAATGCCTACAGTGACGTATCAGTTTCAAACGGAACGCCTTACTATTATAAAATTGCTGCTTTTAATACTTTAGGCGAAGGCCCTGAATCAAATCTTCTTACCGCAACGCCGGCTCAGGGACAAAAGATTACGGGAAATATAATTGGTCATTCAGGATCGTATCAAAGTAATGGTGCTACAATTGAAAAGGCTTTTGATGAAGATCTGACAACTTATGTTGATGGTCCAAATGCTGCAGGCTATTTAGGCTACGATTTTGGAGCAAACGCAAAAGCTAGTCTCACGGATATCAGGTATGTTCCCCGAAATGGTTTTGGCAATCGTATGACCGGTAGTGAGATTCGCGGCTCAAACAGTGAAGATTACCTTAACTCTTATGAAGTTTTACATATAATAACTGGTACGCCGGCTAATGATATTTTTACTCAGGATTCCGGTTTAGCAACGCAAAAATACAGATACATTTATTGGTATGCACCAACGGGTAACGGAAACATTGCTGAACTTGAGTTTTACGGAAGCATCAATACAACTTTAGCTGTAGACAAACTTCAGACAGAATTTTCAGGGAATATAAAAGCATTTCCAAATCCAACATCCGGACAGTTTGATATTGATTTTCCAATTAGTGTAACGTCTCAGCATGTTGCAATTTATACCGCCGAAGGTAAATTGATTTCGCAATCGGATTATGTTGTTGAAAATGGTAAGATTCATTTGAATCTGGAGCATAAAAGTACAGGAGTATATTTTGTAAAGTTTAATTCTTACCCTGACAAAACAATCCGAATTGTCAAAAAATAA
- a CDS encoding glycoside hydrolase family 43 protein: protein MKLKFSIIISFICSLIFGQNNSFEPGKFWKDTDGVHINAHGGGVIFVDGTYYWYGEFKSEGKEGNTALKGVSCYSSKDLYNWHNEGIVLEVEEDPNSEITKGCIMERPKVVFNKKTGKYVMWFHLELKGEGYDAARAAAAISDSPKGPFTYKKSYRPNRGVWPMNFKDEFKSASTAERNLKSWSPEWVTAVKNGMLVRRDFKKGQMARDMTVYVDDNEKAYLIHSSEENLTLHISELTDDYLDFTEKWTRMAPAGHNEAPAIFKKDGIYYMITSGCTGWDPNEARSFKSKSIWGPWETLGNPCVGKGAELTFYAQSTYIFPVQGKKDQFIFMADRWKPDNPIDGAYIWLPVKITHEKPVLNWFDKWNLNVFSEN from the coding sequence ATGAAATTAAAATTTTCGATAATTATAAGTTTTATTTGTTCTTTAATTTTCGGACAAAACAATTCTTTTGAGCCAGGGAAATTTTGGAAAGATACTGACGGTGTACATATTAATGCTCATGGAGGAGGTGTTATTTTCGTTGATGGAACCTATTATTGGTACGGCGAATTTAAATCCGAAGGAAAAGAAGGAAATACAGCACTAAAAGGCGTCAGCTGTTATTCGTCAAAAGATTTGTATAACTGGCACAACGAAGGAATTGTACTTGAAGTAGAGGAAGATCCTAATTCAGAAATAACAAAAGGATGTATCATGGAGCGTCCAAAAGTCGTTTTTAATAAAAAAACAGGCAAATACGTGATGTGGTTTCATTTAGAACTTAAAGGAGAGGGGTATGATGCTGCCAGAGCTGCAGCAGCCATAAGTGATTCTCCAAAAGGTCCTTTTACATATAAAAAATCATACCGTCCCAATAGAGGAGTCTGGCCAATGAATTTTAAAGATGAATTTAAATCTGCTTCGACCGCTGAACGCAATTTAAAATCCTGGAGTCCGGAATGGGTAACTGCTGTTAAAAACGGAATGCTGGTGCGCAGGGATTTTAAAAAAGGACAAATGGCGAGAGATATGACAGTTTATGTTGATGATAATGAGAAAGCCTATTTGATCCATTCTTCAGAGGAAAATTTGACGCTTCATATTTCTGAATTGACAGACGACTATTTAGATTTTACAGAAAAATGGACCCGAATGGCACCGGCAGGCCATAACGAAGCACCGGCAATTTTTAAAAAAGACGGAATTTATTATATGATAACCTCAGGCTGTACGGGCTGGGATCCTAATGAAGCACGTTCTTTTAAATCCAAATCTATATGGGGACCATGGGAGACCTTAGGAAATCCATGCGTGGGCAAAGGTGCTGAGCTTACTTTTTATGCACAAAGCACTTATATTTTTCCTGTTCAGGGTAAAAAAGATCAGTTTATTTTTATGGCCGACCGCTGGAAACCGGATAATCCTATTGATGGAGCATACATTTGGCTTCCTGTAAAAATTACTCATGAAAAGCCTGTTTTAAATTGGTTTGATAAATGGAATCTAAACGTGTTTTCAGAAAATTAA